One region of Pygocentrus nattereri isolate fPygNat1 chromosome 14, fPygNat1.pri, whole genome shotgun sequence genomic DNA includes:
- the LOC108432776 gene encoding pentraxin-4 isoform X2, with protein MTLTHLQSIAESYNISYTMDSRFLMLTQHFEGISKEISSFRAATEQDLDSLKSWSRKLQRKTRRLELRLVSAERAVKENTRLAHRQLQEQRRAMTNLTQELGAQQGRIRAVEAQQGKIHHLQDALREQMSRLEDQMRSVQHTSGNALSRNEKNQVFSRRAEQPKVSKDNRMKHRLPPPAVRATSAPDPYSVQTPSQTTALPTSQPEETEQIHGLLHPPLRHKIPQHYTPEKPATICNVNSVLLFPSASTKNYVTFHTPFLTGIHELSVCIWLRVDAEYVGTLLSYATEDNDNTLVLYGRRASVLGNMDFVIGDPAYRELTTDNMLDGQWHHMCVVWSSIEGRFWHYIDRRLISTGSKFQKGYEIPPGGSMILGQEQDTVGGGFDQAEAFVGRLAGFALWTRALSPGEVSGVATGKGVPRGAALTLDDVEALHGSVQQVTCRCLEHCT; from the exons ATGACCCTCACACATCTACAGAGCATTGCTGAGAGCTACAACATCTCCTACACCATGGACTCCCGCTTCCTTATGCTGACCCAGCACTTTGAAGGCATTTCAAAAGAGATAAGCTCTTTTAGAGCGGCAACTGAGCAGGACCTCGACTCTCTAAAGTCATGGAGCAGGAAACTGCAGAGGAAGACCAGGCGATTGGAGCTGAGGCTCGTCAGTGCGGAGCGGGCAGTCAAGGAAAACACCCGGTTGGCCCACAGGCAGCTCCAGGAACAAAGGAGAGCTATGACCAACCTGACCCAGGAGCTGGGGGCTCAGCAGGGCCGAATCAGGGCTGTGGAGGCCCAGCAAGGCAAGATCCATCATCTTCAGGACGCGCTTAGAGAACAGATGAGTAGGCTGGAGGATCAAATGAGGAGCGTCCAGCATACTTCCGGAAACGCCCTCAGTAGGAATGAGAAGAATCAAGTCTTTTCACGCAGAGCAGAGCAGCCCAAAGTTTCCAAGGACAACAGGATGAAACATCggcttcctcctccagcagtgAGGGCCACCAGCGCACCGGATCCATATTCAG TGCAGACACCCAGTCAGACCACCGCCCTGCCAACATCTCAGCCCGAGGAGACAGAGCAGATCCACGGCCTCCttcatcctcctctccgacacaaGATCCCACAGCACTACACCCCGGAGAAACCCGCTACAA TTTGCAATGTGAACTCGGTGCTGCTGTTCCCATCTGCATCCACCAAAAATTACGTCACCTTCCACACACCTTTCCTGACCGGCATCCACGAGCTGTCCGTgtgcatctggctgagagtgGACGCAGAGTATGTGGGCACACTGCTGTCTTACGCCACAGAGGACAACGACAACACTCTGGTCCTCTATGGCCGCAGGGCCAGCGTGCTTGGCAACATGGACTTTGTGATCGGAGATCCAGCCTATCGTGAACTGACCACAGACAACATGCTGGATGGCCAGTGGCACCATATGTGCGTGGTTTGGTCTTCCATTGAAGGCCGGTTTTGGCACTACATTGATCGCCGCCTCATCTCCACGGGCTCCAAGTTCCAGAAGGGCTATGAAATCCCTCCAGGTGGCTCAATGATCCTGGGACAGGAGCAGGACACGGTAGGAGGAGGGTTCGATCAGGCCGAGGCGTTTGTGGGCAGGCTGGCCGGCTTTGCCTTGTGGACCCGGGCACTAAGTCCAGGTGAAGTATCTGGGGTGGCCACTGGGAAAGGTGTGCCTAGAGGAGCAGCACTGACCCTGGATGATGTGGAAGCTCTGCATGGCTCCGTCCAGCAAGTGACCTGCCGATGTCTGGAACATTGTACctag
- the LOC108432776 gene encoding pentraxin-4 isoform X1: MGCSRAAVGVLLILVVLQVQLNRGQRSRLASAETRKRLYQRLRRLDEQFRRFQEMTLTHLQSIAESYNISYTMDSRFLMLTQHFEGISKEISSFRAATEQDLDSLKSWSRKLQRKTRRLELRLVSAERAVKENTRLAHRQLQEQRRAMTNLTQELGAQQGRIRAVEAQQGKIHHLQDALREQMSRLEDQMRSVQHTSGNALSRNEKNQVFSRRAEQPKVSKDNRMKHRLPPPAVRATSAPDPYSVQTPSQTTALPTSQPEETEQIHGLLHPPLRHKIPQHYTPEKPATICNVNSVLLFPSASTKNYVTFHTPFLTGIHELSVCIWLRVDAEYVGTLLSYATEDNDNTLVLYGRRASVLGNMDFVIGDPAYRELTTDNMLDGQWHHMCVVWSSIEGRFWHYIDRRLISTGSKFQKGYEIPPGGSMILGQEQDTVGGGFDQAEAFVGRLAGFALWTRALSPGEVSGVATGKGVPRGAALTLDDVEALHGSVQQVTCRCLEHCT, translated from the exons ATGGGTTGCAGCAGGGCAGCTGTGGGCGTCCTTCTGATCCTCGTCGTCCTTCAGGTACAGCTGAACCGGGGGCAAAGGTCACGGTTGGCGTCTGCAGAAACAAGGAAGCGTTTGTATCAAAGGTTGAGGAGGCTGGACGAGCAG TTTAGAAGATTCCAAGAGATGACCCTCACACATCTACAGAGCATTGCTGAGAGCTACAACATCTCCTACACCATGGACTCCCGCTTCCTTATGCTGACCCAGCACTTTGAAGGCATTTCAAAAGAGATAAGCTCTTTTAGAGCGGCAACTGAGCAGGACCTCGACTCTCTAAAGTCATGGAGCAGGAAACTGCAGAGGAAGACCAGGCGATTGGAGCTGAGGCTCGTCAGTGCGGAGCGGGCAGTCAAGGAAAACACCCGGTTGGCCCACAGGCAGCTCCAGGAACAAAGGAGAGCTATGACCAACCTGACCCAGGAGCTGGGGGCTCAGCAGGGCCGAATCAGGGCTGTGGAGGCCCAGCAAGGCAAGATCCATCATCTTCAGGACGCGCTTAGAGAACAGATGAGTAGGCTGGAGGATCAAATGAGGAGCGTCCAGCATACTTCCGGAAACGCCCTCAGTAGGAATGAGAAGAATCAAGTCTTTTCACGCAGAGCAGAGCAGCCCAAAGTTTCCAAGGACAACAGGATGAAACATCggcttcctcctccagcagtgAGGGCCACCAGCGCACCGGATCCATATTCAG TGCAGACACCCAGTCAGACCACCGCCCTGCCAACATCTCAGCCCGAGGAGACAGAGCAGATCCACGGCCTCCttcatcctcctctccgacacaaGATCCCACAGCACTACACCCCGGAGAAACCCGCTACAA TTTGCAATGTGAACTCGGTGCTGCTGTTCCCATCTGCATCCACCAAAAATTACGTCACCTTCCACACACCTTTCCTGACCGGCATCCACGAGCTGTCCGTgtgcatctggctgagagtgGACGCAGAGTATGTGGGCACACTGCTGTCTTACGCCACAGAGGACAACGACAACACTCTGGTCCTCTATGGCCGCAGGGCCAGCGTGCTTGGCAACATGGACTTTGTGATCGGAGATCCAGCCTATCGTGAACTGACCACAGACAACATGCTGGATGGCCAGTGGCACCATATGTGCGTGGTTTGGTCTTCCATTGAAGGCCGGTTTTGGCACTACATTGATCGCCGCCTCATCTCCACGGGCTCCAAGTTCCAGAAGGGCTATGAAATCCCTCCAGGTGGCTCAATGATCCTGGGACAGGAGCAGGACACGGTAGGAGGAGGGTTCGATCAGGCCGAGGCGTTTGTGGGCAGGCTGGCCGGCTTTGCCTTGTGGACCCGGGCACTAAGTCCAGGTGAAGTATCTGGGGTGGCCACTGGGAAAGGTGTGCCTAGAGGAGCAGCACTGACCCTGGATGATGTGGAAGCTCTGCATGGCTCCGTCCAGCAAGTGACCTGCCGATGTCTGGAACATTGTACctag